Below is a genomic region from Prochlorococcus marinus str. MIT 0918.
CTTAAAAGCTAGGCCGGTGATTACACCAAATTTTGCCTAGATTAACTTTCTTTTAATTGTAAGATATATAAAAAAAATAGGTATTGATTGTGAATGAACCCCTCCCAATTCCTGAATCCATAAGCCATAAAAAGCTTAACAAGTTTCTTTCACATGCCAAGAAAGATACAAATTCAACTTCTAAAGACATCAGTTATAAAATAGATAAGAAAGAAAAACTGAAAGAATCACTTCAAGAATGGTCAATTTCAAGCAAAAAATTACTTGCTATTCTCAGACAAAATGAAAAATCGTTAACTGAAATAAAAAATTCTAAGTCAATACTTGCACTTGGAGCTATGGAAGCTCATAT
It encodes:
- a CDS encoding MATH domain-containing protein; protein product: MNEPLPIPESISHKKLNKFLSHAKKDTNSTSKDISYKIDKKEKLKESLQEWSISSKKLLAILRQNEKSLTEIKNSKSILALGAMEAHINMAMQALKASEEES